The Hippopotamus amphibius kiboko isolate mHipAmp2 chromosome 3, mHipAmp2.hap2, whole genome shotgun sequence genomic interval GGGCGCGATGGACAGCGGCGCGCTCCCCCGGCCCGCGCCCCCTGCGCCTGGCGTCTCGGGCTGCTGCCCCGCTCGGCGGCGAGCGGAGTCCCCAGAGCTGCTGCGCTGCAGCCGCCGGCGGCGGCCAGGCTCGGTGGAGACCGGGAGTGGAGCGGCGGCCGTGGCGCGGCGCAATGAGCGCGAGCGCAACCGCGTGAAGCTGGTGAACTTGGGGTTCCAGGCGCTGCGGCAGCACGTGCCTCACGGCGGCGCCAGCAAGAAGCTGAGCAAGGTGGAGACGCTGCGCTCGGCGGTGGAGTACATCCGCGCGCTGCAGCGCCTGCTGGCTGAGCACGATGCCGTGCGCGCCGCGCTGGCCGGGGGGCTGCTGGCGCCAGCCGCGCGCCACCCCCTGCCCCGCGGGCCACCCGGGACCCCCGTCGACGCCGCCTCGCCCTCCTGCGCCTCGTCTTCCCCGGGCCGCGG includes:
- the ASCL2 gene encoding achaete-scute homolog 2, which produces MDSGALPRPAPPAPGVSGCCPARRRAESPELLRCSRRRRPGSVETGSGAAAVARRNERERNRVKLVNLGFQALRQHVPHGGASKKLSKVETLRSAVEYIRALQRLLAEHDAVRAALAGGLLAPAARHPLPRGPPGTPVDAASPSCASSSPGRGHSSEPGSPRSAYSSDDSGCEGALSPAERELLDFSSWLGGY